The Marivirga salinae DNA window AACTTTTAGTATATGGCTTGTTAGTGCCTTTCCCAAAGAACCAGTTCCACCAGTAATTAATATAGTTTTATCCTTGTACATATTTACTAATTTACAAAACTTAAATATTCCTTATCTATTCCTTTTTCAAAAAGCTTTTTGAATTCTCGGTGAGATACTAAGAAAACTAAAATATCAGCTTTTTCTTTGGCTTCCTGAGTAGAATAAACCTGAAACTCATCATGCTCATCAATATTAGGTTCCACAGGCATGATCTCTACTCCTTCTTTGATTAGAGATTTAGTCACGTACAGAGCCGGACTTTCTCTTAAATCATCAATATTAGGCTTAAAAGCTAAACCCATACAAGCGACTTTTGGCTTTTTACCATGCTTCACTTCAAATTTCAGTGCTGCATTTTTTATCTTTTCAATTACCCATTCTGTTTTGTAATTGTTTATTTCACGGGCAGAACGAATAATCTTGGCTTCTTCAGGGAATTCAGAAACGATAAACCAGGGATCCACCGCTATACAATGACCCCCAACACCTGTTCCAGGTTGTAAAATGTTTACTCTTGGATGTCTATTGGCTAAGCTTATTAACTCCCAAACATCAATTCCTGCTTTATCACATATCATGGAAAGTTCATTTGCAAAAGCAATATTAACATCTCTGGAAGAATTCTCTACTAATTTACACATCTCAGCAGTACGTGCATTAGTAGCTACTAATTCTCCTTTCACAAAATGTCTATAGAAATTTATGGCTTTTTCAGTGGAATTTTCATCCATGCCGCCAATTGAACGATCATTATGTTCCAGCTCGTGAATTACATTTCCTGGTAAAACTCTTTCAGGGCAATAAGCGATAAATACTTTTCCTTTTAATTCAGGTCTTTCTTCATCAATAATTTCTTTTACCCTTTCAGTTGTACCCACTGGGCTGGTAGATTCTAATATCACTAAATTCCCTTCCTCTAAAAATGGACAAAGGTTTCTCGTTGCAACTTCTACATAAGAAATGTCTGGTATGTGGTCACCTTTAAAAGGTGTAGGGACAGCAATTAAAAATACATCAGCAGCCGTGGCTTTGGTATCAGCTACCAAATATCCCTCTCTTACCACATGACGTACTAAACCGTCCAGATCTGGCTCTACTATATGGATTTCTCCTCGGTTAATGGTGTCTACTGCTTTTTGGTTTATATCAACACCATGAACTTTAATTCCTCTGCTTGCCATCAATGCAGCAGTAGGTAGGCCTATATATCCTAAGCCGACCAT harbors:
- the wecC gene encoding UDP-N-acetyl-D-mannosamine dehydrogenase, which codes for MVKKDRNIKAVMVGLGYIGLPTAALMASRGIKVHGVDINQKAVDTINRGEIHIVEPDLDGLVRHVVREGYLVADTKATAADVFLIAVPTPFKGDHIPDISYVEVATRNLCPFLEEGNLVILESTSPVGTTERVKEIIDEERPELKGKVFIAYCPERVLPGNVIHELEHNDRSIGGMDENSTEKAINFYRHFVKGELVATNARTAEMCKLVENSSRDVNIAFANELSMICDKAGIDVWELISLANRHPRVNILQPGTGVGGHCIAVDPWFIVSEFPEEAKIIRSAREINNYKTEWVIEKIKNAALKFEVKHGKKPKVACMGLAFKPNIDDLRESPALYVTKSLIKEGVEIMPVEPNIDEHDEFQVYSTQEAKEKADILVFLVSHREFKKLFEKGIDKEYLSFVN